TCCGTAGCCCAGCTTCCACGTGTCCGATTGGAATTTTAAGATAAAAAGCCGTGAGTGCTACAAAGAAAGTGGTGCTGGTATCCCCTTGGACTAATAGAATATCTGGTTTCTCTTTCTCTAAAATTGGCTTTAGACCAGCAAGCGATTTTGTAGCGATATCAAATAATTCTTGCTCGGGTTGCATGATGTTAAGGTCATAATCTGGGGTGATTTCAAAAAGATTTAAGACTTGGTCGAGCATCTCGCGGTGCTGAGCGGTTACCACAACTACTGTTTGGAATTTTTCAGGCTGCTTTTCCAACTCTTTAATCACTGGTGCAAGTTTAATGGCTTCTGGTCTCGTGCCAAAGACCGTCATTACCTTCAGCTTTCCCATTGAACTCACCCTCGCCCTTAAAATAGCTACCCTATCAGGGATTATTCTTTTCACGTTTCAAATTCTATTTCGTTTTAATTCTATTTCTAAAGTAATCGGCAGTGAGCCTCAGACCCTTCATTAAATCCGTGGTCGCCTCCCAACCGAGTTCCTTTCGAGCCAAGTCGGGCGCCAGAAATATCTTATCCAGCTCTCCGGGTCGGGGAGGGCAATATATTGGATCTTGGGCAAAACCAATAATGCTACTTAAGTTCTTGAAAAGTTCATTGACCGAGGTCCCAATTCCGGTCCCAATATTTACCGCCACATTATCTCCCCCCAATAGCGCAATGATGTTAGCCTCGACCACATCCTCGACATATACGTAATCCCTGAGCTGATCACCCGTGCCAAAGATTTTGGGAGGCGTGCCTTCAAGCATCTGAGAACAAAAGATGGCGATAACGCCCGCCTCTCCAAGTGGATCCTGGCGCGGTCCATAGACATTCCCATAACGCAAGATTGTAAATTTAAGCCCATGGACGTCGCGGTAAGCCTGAAT
This portion of the Actinomycetota bacterium genome encodes:
- a CDS encoding NAD-dependent epimerase/dehydratase family protein, whose translation is MRGDVQIKILVTGGAGFIGSHVVDAYLAQGHEVIVVDDLSTGKEENLNPSAKFYRMDIQDENLIDVFEKEQPEVVNHHAAQIDVRKSVTYPKFDARANILGTINILEACVECKVKKIIFASSGGAIYGEPQYLPVDEVHPQKPISPYGVSKLSGEFYIQAYRDVHGLKFTILRYGNVYGPRQDPLGEAGVIAIFCSQMLEGTPPKIFGTGDQLRDYVYVEDVVEANIIALLGGDNVAVNIGTGIGTSVNELFKNLSSIIGFAQDPIYCPPRPGELDKIFLAPDLARKELGWEATTDLMKGLRLTADYFRNRIKTK